One window of the Salminus brasiliensis chromosome 1, fSalBra1.hap2, whole genome shotgun sequence genome contains the following:
- the spns3 gene encoding protein spinster homolog 3 produces the protein MEKETSVGSTQPREKLHLTTCMSGSHRYGSIASQSEDSISTAEEITVISPKRAYVAVAVLCYVNLLNYMDRYTIAGVLLSIQRYFSISDSTSGLLQTVFICSFMLLAPVFGYLGDRYNRKLIMVAGMVVWIVTTLSSSFITEAYFWVLVLLRALVGTGEASYVTIAPTIIGDLFTGTKRTLMISFFYIFIPVGSGLGYILGATIASATGDWRWALRLNPILGGLGLVLLVFLIPNPPRGASETQGATCMERTTYWEDIKYLLRNRSFVWSSLGVTAMAFVTGALAFWTPTFLSRARVIQGLTPPCTKEPCDPSDSYIFGAITVVTGIVGVFIGTYISRRLRDTVANADPLICAVGMLSSSPCLFIAIVLASTSIPATYACIGIGETLLSLNWAILADILLYVVIPTRRATAEALQIMVCHLLGDAGSPYLLGAISDALSTVKPDSPDWRFRSLEYSVLLCPFIGVLGGLFFLLTALYIKADKKAAEMLMKGETLAQDESTAESA, from the exons ATGGAGAAAGAGACCTCAGTGGGGTCAACCCAGCCACGAGAGAAATTACATTTGACCACATGCATGAGCGGGAGCCACCGCTATGGCTCCATAGCCAGCCAGTCTGAAGACAGCATCTCAACGGCTGAAGAAATCACTGTCATCTCCCCGAAACGAGCTTATGTGGCTGTCGCTGTGCTCTGCTATGTGAATCTGCTCAACTACATGGACCGCTACACAATTGCAG GAGTGCTGCTGAGCATCCAGAGATACTTTAGCATTAGTGACAGCACATCCGGCCTACTACAGACAG TTTTCATCTGCAGTTTCATGCTGCTGGCACCAGTCTTCGGCTACCTTGGAGATCGCTACAACAGAAAGCTGATCATGGTGGCAGGAATGGTTGTCTGGATTGTCACAACGCTGAGCAGTTCTTTCATCACAGAAGCG TACTTCTGGGTGCTGGTCCTGTTGCGAGCGTTGGTTGGCACTGGAGAGGCCAGTTACGTCACCATTGCTCCTACCATTATTGGAGACCTATTTACTGGCACCAAGAGAACACTCATGATCTCCTTCTTCTATATCTTCATCCCTGTGGGAAG TGGTCTTGGCTACATCCTGGGAGCCACAATTGCGAGTGCCACAGGGGACTGGCGTTGGGCCCTCAGG CTCAACCCCATACTGGGTGGACTAGGCCTGGTGCTACTGGTGTTCCTGATCCCCAACCCACCTAGAGGAGCATCTGAAACCCAGGGAGCAACATGCATGGAGCGGACGACTTACTGGGAAGACATCAAGTACCTCCTCAGGAA CCGGAGCTTCGTCTGGTCTTCTTTAGGAGTGACTGCCATGGCTTTCGTCACAGGGGCTTTGGCCTTCTGGACACCCACCTTCCTATCCCGTGCTCGGGTCATACAGGGCCTCACACCTCCCTGCACTAAAGAGCCCTGCGACCCTTCTGATAG TTACATTTTTGGGGCGATCACAGTGGTAACGGGCATTGTAGGGGTTTTCATTGGCACCTATATATCCAGAAGGCTGAGAGACACAGTGGCCAATGCTGACCCGCTAATCTGTGCTGTGGGCATGCTCAGCTCCTCACCCTGCTTGTTTATCGCCATTGTTCTGGCCTCCACCAGCATTCCTGCCACATAC GCATGCATCGGTATTGGAGAAACTCTGCTTTCACTAAACTGGGCCATTCTAGCTGACATCCTGCTG TATGTCGTCATACCAACCAGAAGGGCAACGGCTGAGGCCTTACAAATTATGGTGTGCCATCTTCTGGGTGATGCAGGAAGTCCATATCTTCTCGGCGCT ATTTCCGATGCTCTGAGTACAGTCAAGCCAGACTCTCCTGACTGGAGATTCCGCAGTCTAGAGTACAGCGTTCTCCTCTGCCCCTTCATCGGCGTCCTCGGAGGACTCTTCTTCCTCCTGACTGCCCTGTATATCAAAGCAGACAAGAAAGCTGCAGAGATGCTGATGAAAG
- the ube2g1a gene encoding ubiquitin-conjugating enzyme E2 G1a: protein MTEPQSALLLRRQLAELNKNPVEGFSAGLIDDNDLYRWEVLIIGPPDTLYEGGVFKAHLTFPKDYPLRPPKMKFITEIWHPNVDKNGDVCISILHEPGEDKYGYEKPEERWLPIHTVETIMISVISMLADPNGDSPANVDAAKEWREDRHGEFKRKVARCVRKSQETAFE, encoded by the exons ATGACGGAGCCCCAGTCCGCGCTGCTACTCAGGAGACAGCTGGCAG aaCTGAATAAAAACCCAGTGGAAGGGTTTTCTGCTGGACTGATAGATGATAATGACCTCTACAGGTGGGAGGTGCTAATAATTGGTCCTCCTGATACACTGTA TGAAGGAGGAGTGTTTAAAGCCCATCTTACGTTTCCCAAAGATTATCCTCTCAGGCCTCCTAAAATGAAATTCATCACAGAGATATGGCACCCAAATG TTGACAAGAACGGTGACgtttgtatttctattttgcaCGAGCCGGGGGAGGACAAGTATGGCTACGAAAAGCCAGAGGAACGCTGGCTCCCCATCCACACTGTGGAGACCATCATGATTAGTGTCATCTCTATGCTGGCTGATCCCAACGGAGACTCCCCTGCCAACGTAGACGCAGCA AAAGAGTGGAGGGAAGACAGACATGGTGAATTTAAACGGAAAGTTGCCCGTTGTGTACGAAAGAGCCAAGAGACTGCCTTTGAGTGA